aatagttttgattttgctgctgactaataaactattttgtgacttatgtgattgcatcataacttttcattttgtctgttaagacactggtaggaaaagagtcaacagtctgaaccaaacaattctgtattccctaataatgcatttatgtttaatgggatttaacatgttttaacacaaactcctttattgTTCAGAATTCcattgactgaattacaccaaagcaatactgatttatcaaactggaatattcttaaaacagctgttttaatgttttggtgtttaatttgtcatgtaatcttgctaaccttcacaaataaaacaatagcacagacacatctgcaaaaggtacaaaagtttattgtcagaattgcattaaagaaaacaatagtggtccggggacagaaaaacagaagtataacgaGAAGAATAACAACTTCTGCATGACAcatagtgcatcagtgcatcctgtacatctctgtcctcctcctctacaccttgtgccactgcaggctcatgtgctgctgcttcaggtaaatcccatgaagtctcatcagagagcatctgaaacacatacacagcatgcatattttaatacctaatagcgataaactgcagccattacagggtcgttcacaggactgatatacgatagctagcgaactagcattagcttaccctcatatgtcgtctagttcatatcctcttgtcttcagcttgatgctgctgcatcgcctcccaaactctcctgtgtgtctcctgagtgttacgactcgccgctctcagctttctccgactcttctattactttgaatctgacagaaagccacagaccgagcagcaggtgaaccatcgtctccgttatgttgcgtttgtgtcgcacgcaaatgacgttaagggactttcggctcgctgcgctatgacgactccacccacgatgaggctatatggaaaaacaactaaaccgagacgagccgagtcagatacaatagtggcgaaccgtactgcgccgagtagatgcttgtggaatcgcggcttttgtctgttacgctgcgggagaaacgccgagcgcttctcaaaaaccgggagcaagagtaacaaaaacatacctcacctcccctaaaattttctcaacggatttggacgattcacagaaatgatcaatttgaaaattaaaacggcggatttccgcggaacggcggaaaattgccatgcctgtTTATAATATGGGTCAACACTCTTCTTGGGGCATTTTGCCCCTTTTGTTCTGTTCCAGCGTCCAGTCATCTGGAAGGAGGTGAGGAATAACGCCATTAACCCAAGGGAGAATACAACCAGCTCTGAAGCCATCGGTTTAGATGCCAACTCACGTATGAGCGTTTCTTTACCATTTTGGTGCCTATGTGACATACGAAAAAGGTCCCACCTATGAAGTATTACCAttaaaattaactaaaaatgtCACGTTTACTATTTTGTAAACGGATGTCCCGCTGCCACTGATACAAGTTTTAAAGGCCCTGCAGAAACAAACTTCTTGTAATATTATAAGTAAACTTGACCAAACACTAAATGAAATCTGACAGTTTTAAATTAGTCCTATAAAATTCCATAATTCAGTCATGTAGTGTGTAAACCTCTTTAATTTAGTCAGGGAAATGTGTATTTAACATAATTTTGTAGGGTTTAacttaatatatataaattatttgCATAAACTGACTGTACATAATACTGTGGGGTATTAACCCTAATAtctaaacatccatccattgtctatacactaCTTAATCCTGATTAGGGTTGGGGTGGGGacagagtctatcccagttgatttaggatgaaggcaggggacatcctggacaggtcaccagtctatcgcaggactacacatagagacaaacaaccaagcactcacattcatacttacggacaatttagaatcatcaattaacctcagcatgtttttggactgtgagaggaagccagagtacttGTCGAAACTCCACACGGAAAAATACTAGGCCCAGGTCAGGACACATATCTAAACACAATAAATTGTAATCTCACTTTTATTTCTCCAGTGGAAAGCACCTTGGCTCAACagatgttgttttaaatgtgccacATAAGTAACGGTGACTCGATTTGACAAAATGTCATCGGAGGTATTATTGTTAATATGACTGCGGTTGTATTTTGTTGTGTAACCGGTCTGTTGTCTTTCctcaaaatggaaaatatgaatGATGTGTGCCAGGTGTGGTTGCCTGTGTGTATCATAATTTGGGTGTGCAGGGACGAGTCACTGACTGGTGAAACAACATAAGATGATTGGCTCCTGACTGACAACCGCCCACTACATCTCGGAGCCAAGAAACTCATCTCATTCTCAGCCTCCTTGGTCCTCCTTCCTATGAGTAGATATATTAAAACCATGTCGGGAGCAGGACTCAGTAGAGGAGGCCTAAGAGCGCAAGAAGCTGAGGTATACGGCGCTTGCTGTCGATGCAAAACAGCGAGGCTGGAAGGTGAGGGGCCGACCAATCGAGGTGAGTAGATGGGATGCTaggattcactgctgaaccctctggaggtgttGTGGGCCTATCAGCGAAACACCGATGAAGGAGGGTGCCCACTTGATAACCCATAGGATGCCCTCACTGGACCATCCTACAGTCTTAGGTGTCTTATGTATGCGAGAAGGGATATCAAAATCTAGTCCTACACAGCAGATCAGATGGATGCTATTTTGATCAAGGCTTAAGCTAAATCCAACACCTCAGCTCTATAAATATCTCCAGCTAACATCAAATCTTAATCTGTAACAGCTTGTGACCTTGGGAAGATGGGTCactttcatgttgtttctcaGTCACCCCTACACATGGCGAAACACTCCATTATTGGGTTCTTGAACAACCAATCAACAAATTTCTCAAAGCACAAATTTAAGTTTGTCTGTTAATTTAACTACAATCAACATCTCAGCCAGTAAAATTTTACTATGTGGACTTTTCTCCTTCATAAAAGCAGCTCAAGATCAGACTTGAAACTGGTTTCACACGTGTAAGACTTTCCTGACCTGTGCAATAACCCTGTCAACAAGCAACACAGCACAGAAAAATGATCCAACAGACAGTTCCcgttttttaacatttattgtatATAAGGAGTCTATTCGTTCTCCTCGCTCCTGAGCCTGGCATTGGGGTTGGTGACCTTGATTGCCAGCTGAGCTGCCCTCTCCACGATCAGCTTCCTGTTCTTGGAGGAGACGTTGTGGGCGATCTCAGCACAGTGAGTCCTACAAAAGCAAAAAGGTTTAGTTAATGACAAACTGCTTTCATTGAAATGATTGCAATTGGAAATTTCAGGGCAAAAGCATCACAAATAAAACCACACTTGTAATATATTAAAATCATTGCAAACTAATTATCGTATCCAAGTTATTTAACAAATTACCTGAAATGTTGCATCAGATTGGATTTCATGCTTTTGCTGTACTTGTATTTACATACACAGCACATGAAAAACCAGTTCTGATTCAAATATTTGTAGGCTTCCTCATTGAATTCACAGTATTTCTAAAACATGCCAGAGCAAGCAGGTCATAGACCAAATAAAGCTATAAATttttaattagcattttattCATCTCCCTGTGCAGACTTCTcatcaaaatgattaaaaaaggCGGGAAAATGGCAGCATGTCATTCATATGAAAGTATTCACTttgaagaaaaagtgaaatgacacaaagctgGTTTAACGATGGAGGTTTGTTCACAAAGTGACTAGCGACCTGAATTTCAGCTCAAGCTTGGCTTTGCTTGATTAGATTTAACTCATGTTGAGCTTGTAAAACATATCCTTAATGATCAAAGTAGCATTTCAATGGATTTATGTGCTCAATAACATTAACAGGCTGTTCAAGCTAAGCTGCTGTCTCAAAAAGTGGATGGGAAGAGCCAGACAACTCACTTAGAACAGACAAAATTTGCCCTCAAGAGATCAAACACAGttcatttcacatttaaggcgaatctttgtcatttttgcaaatgGCTTCCTTAAAATATCACAGTTCAAAGAAGGTCAACGACCCACAGGCTACTTGATCCTGTGATAACTAACTGACAGTAAAGTAAGAAGTGTGAACAAGGTTTTATGCAGAAGCAGCTGTCTGAATTTGGCTGGCTAACCAACACTGCATAAACTTAAATTGATGCATTTTTATCAAACTACCTGCCTTGCACAAACTGCCAGACATTCAGTATCACTTTTTAACCCACGGTGAAACCTATCAGCATTCAATAACTAACAAATATCCAACAGATCAATTCAAACCTCTATCTGAAATGGCCAGGTTGCTGTGTTGTGGGTCGAGTTGAGTCAGACTAAACTGTTTCTCACATTAAGAAACTAGACCAAATAACAGGCCGTGAAGCAAAATAATTGTGTccattttgtgaaattacaaagACTATGTGACTACAGCATCGCTATACTTGGTGCTGCACTTGCATCCCGCTAGATAGTAGCAAATATTTCTCTATCAATTCAGTGAttgactgttgttttaaattaatttgtcAAATAACCTTAAGGATTAATTTTCCTCCCAAAAAAACCaagttcatttcattttgacaaAGTGTATGTCACCGtataatacagcaaaaatattaaCTACAAACAAGTTGTTGCATATAAGTGCAAAACTGTAGGGTTAAACTCCAAGATGATCAAAATTCAAAAGGGATGGGCTAATAATTTAGTCAGTAGTGACACTCCACAACTGTATattaaacaaacatattttacaaCATGAATTTTTATTCCCTTATCGTGTAATTGTTCTCTGAATTTGCCATTAACACTGAATTCTATGTAAATACAACATAAATTCAGAGCACAACCAGTACTTCTGTGTGTACAGTAACTTTGTAGTTcataaaatcaggattttagtTCAGTCACTATTTTATACTATTCCATTGTTAACAGAAACAGTATGTTACTGATAGCAGCTTTACTGGGAAGTCAGCTGTATTAGGGAAGCGAGTAGAGCCTGTATGTTTCCCTAAATCTTCATGTATTCATGCATTGCGTTGTGCTGCTGTAGCATGCCAACTAAACTCTGCAGTCTACAAACCGCTTTTCTGTTTTGAGTGAAGTGTTCCCATACCTCTATGCTTTGACTCTTTGGCTTGTCCTTGACTTGTACAATGAACCCAGACGATTTTGCTGCTGCAATGGTGTAACTATGCTGTGCTCACTGCAGCTGACTGTAGCCAACAACGACTGACGCGATAGAACAACGATGACAGTGATACCAAAGACAAAACATCGGCTACAACAAATTGAAGATTTTAAATAAAGGTCAGTTGAAAACCTGGATAAATGCATTACAGCCAACATCAATTATGTCAACTGATCATGGCAACTTTATATTGTGCTCACTTCACAGGTGTAAAGAGGCAGATTTGGACTTTCATCTTCTCAAATATACCGACACAACAATgcattctaaaaaaaatgctcccaTCTAGGTACTTGGTTGTTAAAAATCTCACTCTTAACAGAATGAGATTTCCATTATTAGGTTGTTGCAAAATCAAACATTGATGACTTAAACCAAGACGGACTTATTCACATTAGTTCCTGCTTTAACAAGAACATCCCCATTTATGATTATTTCCATCAGTGTCTAGCTATTACAAAATACTGGTAGACACAAACTACGTTAATAAAAGTGATGCAGACACGCAAGACTGAGAATGCAAACTTTCCTCAAAGTTTTACTGTTAAATTGATTCAAGggttataaaatgtaaaataagagtTTTCTGTTAATACTGTAGTCAGAAATGGCCATGGACAATTTCACAACAATATCAAGCTCACCTATTATTGTTCAAATCTATCAAATATTAATggataaaatgtcaaaactaaatgaaactgaatcaaataatttattttttgtcaataCAATAGTCTAATCCCCTGCAATTCTTATCGCTAAGAACGGGAAAACACTGCAACAGAGGAATGTAacaatcaattaaaaatgatttacaattatataataatgaaagtaattaGCTGCAttactttttcaacatttttcgcTTATATTAATGACTGAAATTAAATTCCAATCACCTCCGCACCACTGAGGTGACAGTTATCTACATTACTTCCTACATATAGGAATTCACAACTTACTTGTTGCTCATCATCAGGACCTCTAGCTCCTTGACGTTGTGCACCAAGAACTTCTTGAAGCCAGTTGGCAGCATGAACTTGGTCTTCTTGTTGCTACCATAACCAATGTTGGGCATGAGCATCTGACCCTTGAACCTCCTGCGGACCCTGTTGTCAATACCTCTGGGCTTACGCCAGTTTTTCTGTTGGGGGATGAAAAGAACATGTTATGGAATTGCTCACTTGCACGGTATCCCTTGCAGGTAAAAGCAGTGGCTTCTTTTAAGTCACACTTACCGCAATCTTGACATATCGGTCAGACTGATGGCGAATGAACTTCTTGGTTCGCTTTTTGACAATCTTGGGCTTTGTGAGGGGTCTGAGGGCTGCCATGGtgactaaagaaaaaaaagaaacgatTACCACAAATTCTGCATGTGTCAGGTTGAATGTTGCTGCATAACACCACGGCGTGCTTAATTCTGGTAAGAACTGATTAGCTTGAATTGCTAAAAGTACTACCGTATGAAAACACAAGTTTAGCATCGGGCTTAGGTAACTACTATTAATTCACTGTCACGTTCATAGACAGTACCTTCCCTCGCTGCTAAAGGGAGTCATTGAAATAACACCTACTTGCAATAAACCAAAGACACAATAATTTTGCTCTCGAGTGAACCTCACGGTAAACGTGTTGACCAACCTTAGCTCGCTAGCTAAACACCGTTGGTGTTACTGTAGCTAGCTTAGTgtttagctagctagcttgCTCCACACGCTACTCTGCTACATGCACTCCGCCGTAGCAGTTTGTCTAAAGTATTAAtacaaatattgatttttaaatgttgtgtcTTATTATAGTTACTTCACAATTCTGACTGTAAGCCACGCTGCACTGCAGGCCTTCATTAAGTACAACAACCCCATTTCACGGGCAGCTGGTCAACCGCTACAGCATTTTGCTCTACAGCGAATCTTTATAactgtataaaataataaaatgggtcaattttaaTAGAGACATGTAGATTAAATATAAATGATTGATAAACAATGTCATGATTGTGAAATAATACCCTAAATGTCGCGGATTAACATAGATTCTATCAACTCACCCGTCGATGTAAACCCAAAAGGGACTTCAACGACGGcggaaggaaagaaaaggacttACGGAAGTCTTGCGGTGCCTTATGGGTACTGCCGTTCATTAGTACTACAAATCGCTAGTTTATGGCGCAAGCGGTCTATTGGAAATTGACACTTGTGTCTTAGCACTTATTGAGtgaaatgttttgaattttgttGAATTTGTCGTTGAGACAGTATTTGGTTATATTCCTCATCACATTTTAAGCTTCACACACGCACATCTGTACTCCCACCGTTCACATCTGCATATAAAACGGTTGGTGCGCACTTCctgcttagttttttttttgggtgggCTGTCTGGACTTCTCTAAACTATACCAACGCATTGATTAGTCACTAAATACTCCTTGGATGCAGTAACGACTAAATCCAGCATACTTAAAAGGGGGGTTTGTTGCTGTTTAACTGTCAGAAGCTGAGAGTAGCTGACTGTAAATCAGCTGAAAGCGGAGGTGTGGCGTGATAAGAGGTAAATTATCTGCTTGTATAGTCACATGATGATTTtatactgcatgtgtgtgatttgAGGTCACATATAAAGACTGGGACGGTGTGTGTTTCCTCAGTTAGCTGCTGCCAAACGCTTTGAAATGGAGCATCAGCCCATCTATAGGTAactttctgtattttactgCAAACGTCGCGTAGCTCGTGTTGTTTTCCACCTATAATTTTCGTTTTCCGTTATTTACAGCAACCAGGGTGGACATTACGGGATTTCCAACCCCGGCTATGTCCCAACAGCAGGCGGTGCCCCTGGTAAGGCTCGCCGTTTATTTGTGTAATTCGACTGTCGCAGTGAGTGCTAAgctatgttttgttaaatgtttagaaatatttttaaagttgcGTTAAAACTGGTGCGCTTCCTGGGCGCAGCAATGACGTCACTTTGGACGTACAGGTTGTCTTAGGTCGCTGGCTCCGCAGTGTGTAGCTGCAgagtgggagtgtgtgtgtttgctgtgtgacCCACAGTTGTGCTTACTGAGCGGTCATCCACTGCCTTGAACTGTTTAGTGtggctgtaaaaaaacaactcgAGATGTATCCTAACGCGGAGGCTCAAGGTAAGTGGCTCCCTGCACCCTTTTAGGAGCTTGTCAGGTCGAAACATGTGCTATCAACTTGGGAGTGTTCCAAAAATAGTCAGCGGAATTTTCTGATTAGACTGAGTGATGCGCAGTTGAGCGTCCAAAGGGTTGTGGGTCGTGAAATGCGTGAAAAGTTTATGGATGGGAGAAGATTTATAGGATTTTGAAAGTCTATCTGTATAAGACTGAACTGGTTCTTCTGGTTTGTTTCAGCAATGTTCGCCCCACCCGTGGCTGATTCTCAGGGCCCCAGCGCTCCTCCGGCCAGCATGTTTGACAGCATGCCTGGTTATGAAGGAACTGTGGCAGGAGGAGGTACAGTATGCTGCACGTACTCTTTGGTAGTCCTGTTCACCCTGCTGACAGCACCAAAGTCTTCAGCACCACTTAAAACTCTTATTCTAAAGTTAAATGACTGTCTCAGTTAAAATGTTATAATCTTTtgtttaataaagaaaaaaaacagcaacataaaaaactttaaatatctGTTGTAGGTGGATTTCTGCCACCTCCAATGCCGGCTGTGCCAACCCCCCAGCCTCAACCAGGACCTGAACAACCGCACTGGAAGTAGGGagatttctgttcatttaacaTAATTTGTAAGGATATTGTGTTCTGTTTGCATGATGTGGTTTGAGAAGTTACACAATTTATTCGAATTTCCTATATAAAGATTACACTGTTATGACATAACCCGCATTATTTCATAACGTGAAATATTTGGTCACGCATATGAGAAGaaaatttttttcattgaacttTTTAGGTGATTGAGCAAGTATGATGTAAGTTCAACCACAAAAACGAAAATATTGGTAGATAGTTTGAACCAAAGTAAAACAGACTTGGGGAGTTTAAAAATGGTTCtggaaattaaccaaaaaatcatattttcataatattttgctTTGGATGAGTgcttatttttgcatttgtacTTGCCTGTAATTAGTTTGATTTTACAGTTGAacgttatcttttttttcagtcaacacGTAATTATGCTTTATGTGTAATATAATATGATACTTTATTATTTTCcaagttccatccatccattatctatacaccgcttaatcctcattagggtcgcggggggggctggagtctatcccagctgactcaggtgaaggcaggggacaccctggacaggtcaccagtctgtcacagggctacatacaaagacaaacaagcactctcacattcacacctacgggcaatttagaataatcaattaacttcagcatatttttggactgtgggaggaagccggagtacccggagaaaacccacgcatgcacagggagaacatgcaaactccatgcagaaagatcccgggaaagccgggacgcgaaccagggaccttcttgctgcaaggcgaaattgctaaccactacgccactgtgcagccctattttccaagttattatctgtaatttaacagaactTCTTCACTGCTTGTAGTATTCCATCTATATCCGAAGACACTGCCCGGGACGCCTTTGTCCTGTTTGCATCCAGCAAATGCTGCTACAGTTCTGCACCAGCGAAGGACGGTGTGATCACTGACATGGAGGCATTCAATACGTACAGGGTAAGAGAAAGtaggctgtgtgtttgtgtgtgtgtgtttgaggaaCCAGCtagaaatgagtgaaaatcaatagaagtgtcatttttgttgttcagtgCATGAATAACTATGCAGTTAACTGTATACAGCAAGGACATTACTGGTGTCTactttttttcacttcttttacttgctttttttttttagtaccGCCTGGAAACTTTTACTGAATCAAGATCTACAGAGTGGAGTCACGAGCCATACAGCGGTAAATTAATGTTACTTTTCTTTACCTTGTGTTTGGAATCTGTCGCTGAAACTCATTTTACTATAATATATATCAGGTAAAAGTACATTTCAATGACCCCAAAGTGGTatctttaaattgcattttgtgtcacaCCAATAGTCTAAAACACAGAGTTATACATTTGCTTATCAGCATATTAgtcattaaccctctgaagcccAAAATTTACCAAACACAGGCTTAAAATTGCAATATAGTcatcaaaaatgattttattctaCTGGTCTCCTTTAAATTTTTGTTGAACAAAACTGTTTCCAGCAAGAATTTCCTGTAAAGCCCCCAAAATTCTGCTCTCGTTGGTGCTACTGAGAAAACTGAATGACtcaactgcagactgtgtttacatagCACTGATTGTAGATAAGTTTggaaacaacatgaaaatgtaagtagtaaattatctatagtatgtagagccaccattgttttcttagttttttgttttttttttaaactagtattggtaacacctgttggcccacttggaaaatgttttacacgatctagatttttttttgatttttgtaaaataaataatcaaagaatatcaactttgataatttattttttttttataatttatgaCATAACTTTGTTACAGGGCACAAAAGACTGTTTagagttttctctacttctagtcatgattGTGGTGTTTCCAAagatgtgcaggactttaaattgcaGTCAAGAATTAGCCCAAAATGTGACAGGGCCAACAAAGGACCAGAATCAGCCTGGGGTTTACAGGGTTAATGCTCTGTTGATTTAATAGTCAATGGGCTGTTTCAACATTACTTCTGCTTTCAGTCAGCTATTTTAGCAGAATCCCCTGTAAGTGCaatatgttcattttatttgcatCAGGCCAGACAGTGGATGCCTATGCTCAGCCACCTCCAGGGCCGTGGGATATTCCTGCTCAAGCCCCCAACTTTTTCCTGAATGGGAAAAAGACTATCAAGGTCCCCTATACATCATCTGTGAAGGTAAATGATATAcagtaatggaaaaaatattagaccacccttgttttcttcaatttcttgttcattttaatgcctggtaccactaaaggtatattacctgaagaatacaatgaacacgacaaaaatgcagctgattgcATAATACtctatgtcctatttgacatgcttaagcttaattgtattcccagggtatataaaaggccatttcatgtcataagcagcactgtaTATggaaaggcctagagtggtttcctgcttgcatgaagccgtagcacaactcagaaatTGTCAtttctcacataatgcctaaaacaaaa
The nucleotide sequence above comes from Amphiprion ocellaris isolate individual 3 ecotype Okinawa chromosome 8, ASM2253959v1, whole genome shotgun sequence. Encoded proteins:
- the rpl32 gene encoding 60S ribosomal protein L32, whose product is MAALRPLTKPKIVKKRTKKFIRHQSDRYVKIAKNWRKPRGIDNRVRRRFKGQMLMPNIGYGSNKKTKFMLPTGFKKFLVHNVKELEVLMMSNKTHCAEIAHNVSSKNRKLIVERAAQLAIKVTNPNARLRSEENE